The Sporomusa termitida genome has a window encoding:
- the acsB gene encoding acetyl-CoA decarbonylase/synthase complex subunit alpha/beta, with amino-acid sequence MSMELFKGAYEGAVTATSYAEILLAKAIKEHGADCPVKYPDTAYRLPVITALSGEEVNTIGDLAPILNRIRTTNIREGLTFENAKLNGEATLYAAEVIEALRYLKGVKPDKFPYCGFIADPILRKFGVPLVDQTIPGVAVIVGKGKDSKSTAKLVKDLQSKGIMIFLCNEVIEQCIEENVKIGADFITFPLGNFTQVIHAVNFAFRAGLAFGGIPAGQRERAIEYQGKRVLAFVVQLGPNDIVKFAAEFGAIFMGFPIVTDQPVAEEIPDWYQSEPDYEKIGKLGLEMRGIKIKIVDIPVPITIGPAFEGETIRKKDAHVEFGGGRSTSFELVRMCEADEVEDGKIQVIGPEIDEMPEGSVFPLGVMVDVYGRKMQEDFEGVLERRIHYFVNYGEGLWHVAQRNMMWVRIGKNAKELGFKIKDIGEILIAKFKSDYPAIIDRVQVTLVTDKDVIEEKIKLAIAKYSARDARLKGLTDEAVETWYTCTLCQSFAPNHVCIVTPEHVGLCGAVSWLDAKASNEITPTGPNQPVTKGDCIDPVKGQWQNLNEFFYSGSNRTIEKVNFYTMMEDPMTSCGCFEAIMAILPLCNGVMLTTREHTGDTPCGMTFSALAGTCGGGVQTPGFMGMGRRYLCSAKFIPADGGLARVVWMPKELKEFLGQDLIDAAVAAGLGADFVDKIADETVGTDEEAILPFLEEKQHPAITMDPMM; translated from the coding sequence ATGTCTATGGAGCTTTTTAAAGGCGCCTACGAAGGTGCTGTTACAGCTACTAGCTATGCGGAAATTCTTCTGGCCAAAGCCATCAAGGAACATGGTGCCGATTGCCCGGTAAAATATCCTGATACTGCCTACAGACTGCCGGTAATTACAGCTTTGAGCGGTGAAGAGGTTAATACCATTGGTGACCTGGCCCCTATTCTAAACCGGATCCGGACGACTAACATCAGGGAAGGATTAACTTTTGAAAACGCTAAACTGAACGGGGAAGCAACCCTGTATGCCGCTGAAGTTATTGAGGCCTTGCGTTATCTTAAAGGTGTTAAACCTGATAAATTTCCTTACTGTGGGTTCATTGCTGACCCTATTCTGCGTAAGTTCGGTGTGCCACTGGTTGACCAGACGATCCCCGGTGTTGCCGTTATTGTCGGCAAAGGCAAGGACAGCAAGTCAACTGCCAAGCTGGTAAAAGACCTCCAGTCTAAAGGGATAATGATCTTCTTATGCAATGAGGTTATCGAGCAGTGTATTGAGGAAAACGTTAAAATCGGCGCCGATTTCATTACCTTCCCGCTCGGTAACTTTACTCAGGTTATCCATGCTGTTAACTTTGCTTTCCGTGCCGGTCTGGCCTTCGGCGGCATTCCTGCCGGTCAGCGTGAACGGGCCATTGAATACCAGGGTAAACGCGTACTGGCCTTTGTCGTTCAGCTTGGACCCAATGATATTGTTAAATTTGCCGCCGAATTCGGCGCCATCTTTATGGGCTTCCCCATTGTCACCGACCAGCCGGTGGCCGAGGAAATTCCCGACTGGTATCAATCTGAACCGGACTATGAGAAAATCGGCAAATTGGGTCTTGAAATGCGCGGCATCAAAATCAAGATCGTTGATATCCCTGTACCAATCACCATTGGACCTGCTTTCGAAGGCGAAACCATCCGCAAAAAAGATGCTCATGTTGAGTTCGGCGGCGGTCGTTCCACCAGCTTCGAGCTTGTTCGGATGTGTGAGGCCGATGAGGTGGAAGACGGCAAAATTCAGGTTATCGGACCGGAAATTGATGAAATGCCGGAAGGCAGCGTCTTCCCGCTCGGTGTCATGGTTGATGTCTATGGCCGTAAGATGCAGGAAGACTTCGAAGGCGTGCTTGAGCGCCGTATCCATTACTTCGTTAACTACGGCGAAGGTTTATGGCACGTAGCTCAACGTAATATGATGTGGGTGCGTATTGGCAAAAATGCTAAAGAGCTAGGCTTCAAAATTAAAGATATTGGCGAGATTCTTATTGCTAAATTCAAATCTGACTATCCGGCTATTATTGACCGTGTACAAGTCACTCTTGTTACCGATAAGGATGTCATTGAAGAAAAAATCAAACTGGCAATCGCCAAATACTCTGCCCGTGACGCCCGTCTCAAAGGCCTCACTGACGAAGCAGTCGAAACCTGGTACACATGCACACTCTGCCAGTCCTTTGCACCTAACCATGTGTGTATTGTAACGCCAGAACACGTAGGCTTGTGCGGTGCTGTTAGCTGGCTGGATGCCAAAGCCTCCAATGAAATTACCCCAACCGGCCCCAATCAGCCGGTTACAAAAGGCGATTGCATAGATCCTGTAAAAGGTCAGTGGCAAAACCTTAATGAATTCTTCTACTCAGGCTCCAACCGGACGATAGAAAAGGTTAATTTTTATACCATGATGGAAGATCCGATGACTTCCTGCGGATGTTTCGAAGCTATTATGGCGATACTACCGTTGTGTAATGGTGTCATGCTTACCACTCGTGAACACACTGGTGATACCCCTTGCGGCATGACCTTCTCGGCTTTGGCCGGTACTTGCGGCGGCGGTGTTCAAACCCCTGGTTTCATGGGAATGGGCCGTCGTTACCTCTGCAGCGCTAAGTTTATTCCAGCAGATGGTGGTTTGGCACGTGTTGTCTGGATGCCGAAAGAACTTAAGGAATTCCTGGGTCAGGATTTGATTGATGCGGCTGTAGCGGCCGGACTGGGCGCTGATTTTGTCGATAAAATTGCCGACGAAACTGTTGGCACCGATGAAGAGGCAATCCTGCCGTTCCTGGAAGAAAAACAACATCCGGCAATAACTATGGATCCCATGATGTAA
- the cooS gene encoding anaerobic carbon-monoxide dehydrogenase catalytic subunit, producing MSDKRTIDVAATPMLDRAKEIGFLTTFDRAKAQEPRCTFGNTGICCRICLQGPCRILPKKPGGNKGICGAMDYTIVARNIVRYIAGGSAAHSDHGRHIAETVLHVAEGKLKDYQITDAVKLIAVAKKIGVETEGRDVLAVAKDVATAALDEFGRVNEDEITWLTANSNESTLDVLRKTNIMPSGINLSLAQLLHQTHAGNDADPVNIIFGGLKAALCDYDGMALATDLSDILFGTGVPVVTEANLGAIKADKVNIALHGHNPLLSQMVVKAAKEMQGEAKTAGAAGINLVGICCTGNEVLTREGVAIATNFATQELAILTGAMDAMVVDVQCIMPSLRSLAECYHTKIITTMPIMKIPGSYHLAFDEHRALDSAKEIIRLAIDAYKVRDTEKVCIPDVRNTVVAGFTLESLLNIFKKINADAPIRVLTDAIEAGEIKGVALFAGCNNLKGTHDENHFTIATELAKNDVFIVATGCAAQAFGKEGLLNGDGVQKYAGEGLKKFIARLNAAAGLTAELPLIFHMGSCVDNSRAQDLANMMAKEMGLDNRDVPYVASAPEAMSEKAVAIGSWNVALGNPVHVGVVAPTVGSTLVNDVVTKVAEDVFGGFFFWETDPVKAATRLVDILEERNWKNAMRKKANQAREEAN from the coding sequence ATGTCCGACAAAAGAACAATCGACGTGGCAGCCACCCCAATGCTGGATAGGGCTAAAGAAATCGGCTTTTTAACAACATTTGACCGCGCCAAAGCGCAAGAGCCCCGTTGTACTTTCGGGAACACAGGTATCTGCTGCCGTATTTGCCTGCAAGGCCCCTGCCGTATTCTGCCTAAGAAACCGGGTGGAAATAAAGGCATCTGCGGTGCTATGGACTACACTATTGTTGCCCGTAACATTGTCCGTTATATCGCCGGTGGTTCCGCTGCTCACTCTGACCATGGCCGTCACATTGCGGAAACCGTTCTGCATGTTGCCGAAGGCAAACTGAAGGATTATCAGATCACTGATGCTGTAAAACTAATAGCTGTTGCTAAAAAGATTGGTGTCGAAACGGAAGGCCGCGATGTACTGGCTGTTGCCAAGGATGTTGCCACAGCTGCTCTGGATGAGTTTGGCCGCGTTAATGAAGACGAGATTACCTGGCTTACTGCCAATAGCAATGAAAGCACATTGGACGTCCTCCGTAAAACCAACATCATGCCCAGCGGGATCAATCTGAGTCTGGCCCAATTATTGCACCAAACCCATGCGGGTAATGACGCCGATCCTGTTAATATTATTTTCGGCGGCCTGAAGGCTGCTCTGTGCGACTATGACGGTATGGCGCTGGCTACCGATCTTTCCGATATTCTGTTTGGTACCGGTGTACCTGTAGTGACTGAAGCAAACCTTGGCGCCATCAAAGCTGACAAGGTTAACATTGCTCTTCATGGCCATAACCCGCTGCTCTCGCAAATGGTAGTTAAAGCTGCCAAAGAGATGCAGGGAGAAGCTAAAACTGCTGGCGCTGCAGGCATCAACCTTGTTGGTATCTGCTGTACTGGTAATGAAGTCTTGACTCGTGAAGGTGTCGCTATTGCCACTAACTTTGCTACTCAAGAATTGGCTATCCTTACAGGAGCTATGGACGCGATGGTTGTTGACGTACAGTGCATTATGCCGAGCTTACGCAGCCTGGCTGAGTGCTATCATACCAAGATTATTACTACCATGCCGATTATGAAAATTCCTGGATCCTATCACCTGGCCTTTGATGAGCACCGTGCCCTGGACAGCGCCAAAGAGATTATCCGTCTGGCTATTGATGCTTACAAGGTTCGCGATACTGAAAAGGTTTGCATTCCGGATGTCAGAAACACGGTTGTTGCCGGTTTTACGCTGGAATCACTGCTTAATATCTTTAAGAAGATAAATGCCGATGCGCCAATCCGGGTTCTGACCGATGCCATTGAGGCTGGTGAAATAAAGGGAGTTGCCCTGTTTGCCGGTTGCAACAACCTTAAGGGCACTCACGATGAAAACCATTTCACTATCGCTACCGAGCTGGCTAAAAACGACGTATTTATTGTCGCTACCGGTTGCGCAGCCCAGGCATTTGGTAAAGAAGGCCTGCTAAACGGTGACGGTGTGCAGAAATATGCCGGTGAAGGACTTAAGAAATTCATTGCCCGTTTGAATGCAGCTGCCGGTTTAACAGCTGAGCTGCCACTTATATTCCATATGGGCTCTTGCGTTGACAACAGCCGTGCCCAGGACCTGGCCAATATGATGGCGAAGGAAATGGGCCTGGATAACCGTGATGTGCCTTATGTTGCCTCAGCGCCGGAAGCAATGTCGGAAAAAGCTGTTGCCATCGGTTCCTGGAATGTTGCTCTTGGCAATCCTGTGCATGTGGGCGTTGTTGCTCCTACTGTTGGCAGTACCCTTGTCAATGACGTTGTTACTAAGGTTGCGGAAGACGTGTTTGGCGGCTTCTTCTTCTGGGAGACTGATCCGGTTAAAGCAGCGACAAGACTGGTAGACATCCTTGAAGAACGCAACTGGAAGAATGCCATGCGCAAGAAAGCCAATCAAGCAAGAGAAGAAGCTAACTAA
- a CDS encoding UbiA-like polyprenyltransferase yields the protein MSKLKAHMDNIALSHSIFALPFAYMGAFLAAGGLPDGHDLLWITVAMIGARSAALALNNLIDLKYDRLHPRFTQRPMVTGLVKPWEAVALIAGSLLLFLLAAARLQPLCLQLWPLALIPLVLYPYMKRFSWTCHLVLGGALAAAPVGAWIAVRGDISPAVLILGLAVAVWIAAFDVIYGCQDVEFDKAQGLHSMPVRFGVAGALWLARCMHLVSIAGFVIVGFCLKLSSLYYAGVALAAAVLVYQHLIVSPADLSKVTQKYFMRNGLVGMAMLLFTALALLYK from the coding sequence TTGAGTAAGTTAAAAGCCCATATGGATAATATTGCCTTGTCCCACTCTATTTTTGCGTTGCCGTTTGCCTATATGGGGGCTTTCCTGGCGGCTGGCGGCCTTCCCGACGGACATGATCTCCTGTGGATTACGGTCGCTATGATCGGTGCCCGCAGTGCCGCGCTGGCGCTCAATAATCTTATCGACTTAAAATATGACCGGCTGCACCCCCGGTTTACCCAAAGGCCGATGGTTACCGGCCTGGTTAAACCCTGGGAGGCGGTGGCTTTAATTGCCGGCAGTCTGTTACTGTTTCTGCTGGCTGCCGCCCGGCTGCAGCCGTTGTGCTTACAGCTGTGGCCGCTGGCGCTTATACCGCTGGTACTATATCCTTATATGAAACGGTTTTCCTGGACCTGCCACCTGGTTTTAGGGGGGGCGTTAGCGGCAGCGCCTGTCGGGGCCTGGATTGCTGTCAGGGGTGATATATCACCTGCTGTCTTGATTCTGGGGTTGGCGGTGGCAGTATGGATTGCTGCCTTTGATGTCATTTATGGCTGTCAGGATGTGGAGTTTGATAAAGCCCAGGGTCTGCATTCGATGCCTGTGCGCTTTGGGGTAGCGGGAGCATTATGGTTAGCCAGATGTATGCATCTAGTAAGCATTGCCGGTTTTGTTATTGTCGGGTTTTGTTTAAAATTGTCCAGCCTTTATTACGCCGGGGTGGCCCTGGCGGCAGCCGTACTTGTCTATCAGCACTTGATTGTGAGTCCGGCGGATTTGAGTAAAGTGACCCAGAAATATTTTATGCGCAATGGCCTGGTAGGGATGGCAATGCTCTTATTTACTGCATTGGCCCTGCTTTACAAGTAA
- a CDS encoding DUF3786 domain-containing protein has product MQTGNIIPQHLQNGYLLAYEKACTDLSAKNPAAMAARSGAGFDSANKLFTLNYLNEVYTVSYPEGEVSYACRQEQVPLAAKVVILHYLVTAGGQLLSGQLISFKEIPGGMIYLQPFNGRVLGGFKAIFGKKAGLLVKAGEKLDGRIVKYGDAAVTVDVLPRVPVTYVIWEGDEEFPANATALFDATASDYLPTEDLVVAAAAGASLLGKTARALA; this is encoded by the coding sequence ATGCAAACTGGTAACATTATTCCGCAGCATCTGCAGAACGGCTATTTATTAGCGTATGAAAAAGCCTGTACAGACCTGTCTGCTAAAAATCCGGCAGCAATGGCCGCCCGCAGTGGCGCTGGATTTGATAGTGCCAACAAGCTTTTTACCCTTAACTATCTCAATGAAGTATATACTGTCAGCTATCCTGAAGGGGAAGTAAGCTATGCCTGCCGGCAGGAGCAAGTGCCGCTGGCGGCAAAGGTAGTCATCCTGCATTATTTGGTGACCGCCGGCGGTCAGCTGTTAAGCGGACAATTGATATCCTTTAAAGAAATACCGGGCGGTATGATTTATTTACAGCCTTTTAATGGCCGCGTTCTCGGCGGCTTTAAAGCAATATTTGGCAAGAAAGCCGGACTCCTGGTTAAAGCCGGGGAAAAGCTGGACGGCCGGATTGTAAAGTATGGTGATGCTGCTGTTACTGTGGATGTCTTGCCCAGGGTTCCTGTTACCTATGTGATCTGGGAAGGTGACGAAGAGTTTCCGGCCAACGCCACGGCGCTGTTTGACGCTACGGCCTCCGATTACCTGCCTACGGAGGATCTCGTTGTAGCTGCCGCCGCCGGCGCCAGTTTGCTGGGGAAGACGGCCCGGGCACTTGCCTGA
- a CDS encoding formate--tetrahydrofolate ligase: MSFKSDVEIAQEAKMSKIIDVANELAIPAEELELYGSYKAKVSLKTWERIKERPDAKLILVTAINPTPAGEGKTTTTVGLGDALRKKDKKVVIALREPSLGPCFGVKGGAAGGGYAQVVPMEDINLHFTGDFHAITTAHNLLAAIIDNHLHHGNALGIDPRRVTWRRVLDLNERALRFIVCGLGGKANGVPRENGFDITVASEMMAILCLAKDLDDMKARIGKIIVAYTLDGKPVTPNDLKVTGALTLLFKDAIKPNLVQTLENTPAFVHGGPFANIAHGCNSVSATKYAMKLADVVVTEAGFGADLGAEKFLDIKCRFAGFTPAAVVIVATVRALKMHGGVPKTELVGENMAALEKGLANLTKHIENMQKFGLPTVVAINAFPTDTDNELAFVEEKCNAMGAEVALSEVWAKGGEGGLVLADKVLAACEKPNNFKFIYDEKAGIKDKISAIATEIYGADGVNYTPAVEKTIQELTALGYDKTPICMAKTQYSLSDDMAKLGRPSGFSITVRELRVAAGAGFLVAITGEIMTMPGLPKAPAAERMDIDNTGKIIGLF, translated from the coding sequence ATGTCTTTTAAAAGTGACGTAGAAATCGCTCAAGAGGCGAAGATGTCCAAAATCATTGATGTTGCCAATGAACTCGCGATCCCTGCAGAAGAGCTGGAACTCTACGGTAGTTACAAAGCTAAGGTTTCCCTGAAAACCTGGGAACGCATTAAAGAACGGCCGGATGCCAAGCTGATTCTTGTAACCGCCATCAATCCGACCCCGGCCGGTGAAGGCAAAACCACGACTACGGTCGGACTTGGCGATGCTTTGCGGAAAAAAGACAAAAAGGTTGTTATTGCCCTGCGTGAACCATCCCTTGGACCCTGTTTTGGCGTTAAAGGCGGCGCTGCCGGCGGCGGCTATGCCCAGGTAGTGCCAATGGAAGATATTAACCTGCATTTTACCGGTGATTTCCATGCGATTACCACTGCCCATAACCTCCTGGCAGCAATTATTGACAATCACCTGCATCACGGCAATGCTCTGGGGATTGATCCCCGCCGTGTAACCTGGCGCCGGGTGCTGGACCTTAACGAGCGGGCCCTGCGTTTTATCGTTTGCGGTCTGGGCGGCAAAGCCAACGGCGTACCGCGGGAAAATGGCTTTGATATTACGGTTGCGTCGGAAATGATGGCTATTCTGTGTTTGGCTAAAGATCTTGATGATATGAAAGCCCGTATCGGCAAGATTATTGTTGCTTATACGCTGGACGGCAAACCGGTGACTCCGAACGACCTGAAAGTAACCGGGGCTTTGACTTTGCTCTTCAAAGATGCCATTAAGCCGAATCTGGTGCAAACCCTGGAAAACACACCGGCTTTCGTCCATGGCGGCCCGTTTGCAAACATTGCTCACGGCTGTAACAGTGTATCTGCCACCAAATATGCCATGAAGCTTGCCGATGTTGTTGTAACTGAAGCCGGTTTCGGTGCTGACCTGGGGGCGGAGAAATTCCTGGATATTAAATGCCGTTTTGCCGGCTTTACGCCTGCTGCAGTTGTGATAGTCGCCACAGTTCGGGCCCTCAAGATGCATGGCGGCGTACCTAAAACCGAACTGGTCGGCGAAAATATGGCGGCACTGGAAAAAGGGCTTGCCAATCTTACCAAACACATTGAAAATATGCAGAAATTCGGACTGCCCACGGTTGTTGCCATCAATGCCTTCCCGACTGATACGGATAATGAACTTGCATTTGTTGAGGAAAAATGCAATGCTATGGGGGCAGAAGTCGCCTTATCCGAGGTTTGGGCCAAGGGCGGCGAGGGCGGCCTGGTACTTGCCGATAAAGTTCTGGCAGCTTGTGAAAAGCCCAACAACTTTAAATTTATCTACGACGAAAAAGCTGGTATTAAAGATAAGATCAGTGCTATTGCCACCGAAATCTATGGCGCTGACGGTGTAAACTATACCCCGGCGGTGGAAAAGACCATTCAGGAGCTGACTGCTCTTGGTTATGATAAAACGCCGATTTGCATGGCGAAAACCCAATATTCCCTGAGTGACGACATGGCTAAACTGGGGCGTCCGTCCGGATTTAGCATCACTGTCCGTGAACTGCGGGTTGCCGCCGGTGCCGGTTTCCTGGTGGCAATCACCGGCGAAATTATGACAATGCCCGGTTTGCCGAAAGCCCCTGCCGCCGAAAGAATGGATATTGATAATACCGGTAAAATTATTGGTTTATTCTAA
- a CDS encoding cyclodeaminase/cyclohydrolase family protein, with product MSMLDKSCTDFLDVLASKAPVPGGGGAAALGGAIGMALSNMVGNLTVGKKKYAEVEDEVKELIVKGDKVIAELRALVDEDAAVFEPLSKAYGLPKDTPEQIAYKEKVMEKCSKDACEGPMQIMRKCYEGIKIHERMGQIGTNLAISDVGCGVVFLKSALISGMLNVVINLNTIKDQEYVSKNRAEMEQLLAAGSQIADATLELVLNKIKK from the coding sequence ATGAGTATGCTGGATAAGTCCTGTACGGATTTTCTGGATGTACTGGCCTCAAAGGCCCCGGTGCCGGGCGGCGGCGGGGCTGCAGCTCTGGGCGGTGCGATTGGCATGGCTCTTTCCAACATGGTAGGTAACCTTACCGTTGGCAAAAAGAAGTATGCTGAAGTTGAGGATGAGGTCAAGGAGCTGATTGTTAAAGGGGATAAGGTAATTGCGGAATTAAGAGCTTTAGTGGATGAGGACGCTGCGGTTTTTGAACCTCTGTCCAAGGCTTATGGCCTGCCTAAAGATACGCCGGAACAGATTGCCTATAAAGAAAAAGTGATGGAAAAATGCTCTAAGGATGCCTGTGAAGGCCCTATGCAGATTATGCGTAAGTGTTATGAAGGCATCAAGATTCATGAGCGTATGGGCCAGATAGGAACAAATCTGGCTATTTCTGATGTCGGCTGCGGGGTCGTCTTCTTGAAATCGGCGCTGATCAGCGGGATGCTTAATGTTGTCATTAATCTTAATACCATCAAAGATCAGGAATATGTCAGCAAAAACCGGGCGGAGATGGAACAACTCCTGGCTGCCGGTTCGCAGATCGCCGATGCGACGTTGGAATTGGTTTTAAATAAAATAAAGAAATAG
- a CDS encoding P-loop NTPase translates to MKIAVSGKGGVGKTSVSASLAKLFARDGRRVYAVDADPDASLGLALGISDDILAKVIPLIDMEEVIKEKSAGGGLFYTLNPDVDDILDEYSISVGNIRFLRMGAVKPGGSACYCRENAFLFSVVDSLILEKDDVVILDMGAGIEHLTRGTSKGVDLMIVVTEPSKTSVQTARVVMQLAKDLGIEVAKVIANKIRSPKEEAFIQEQFASHELLGVIRFDDELLDVALGNGGDILTGAFKTTMEEIYARLAANSKP, encoded by the coding sequence TTGAAAATCGCAGTCTCCGGCAAAGGCGGCGTCGGTAAAACGTCTGTCTCTGCCAGTTTAGCCAAATTATTTGCCCGTGATGGTCGTCGCGTTTATGCAGTGGATGCTGACCCGGATGCCAGTTTAGGTCTTGCTCTGGGAATTTCTGATGATATCTTGGCTAAAGTAATTCCGTTAATTGATATGGAAGAAGTGATTAAGGAAAAAAGTGCCGGTGGTGGCCTGTTCTACACCCTTAATCCTGATGTTGACGACATTTTAGACGAGTATTCCATTAGCGTGGGTAACATCAGATTTTTAAGAATGGGTGCCGTTAAACCCGGTGGTTCAGCCTGTTACTGCCGCGAAAATGCTTTTTTGTTTTCAGTTGTGGATTCCCTGATCCTTGAAAAAGATGATGTCGTTATTCTTGATATGGGTGCCGGCATTGAGCACTTAACGCGGGGAACATCGAAAGGTGTAGACCTGATGATTGTGGTAACAGAACCCAGTAAAACCAGTGTGCAAACTGCAAGGGTGGTCATGCAGCTGGCAAAGGATTTAGGCATTGAAGTTGCAAAAGTAATCGCTAATAAAATACGTTCTCCTAAAGAAGAAGCATTTATCCAGGAACAGTTTGCATCTCATGAACTGTTAGGCGTCATTCGTTTTGATGATGAACTGCTGGATGTTGCTCTCGGAAATGGAGGGGACATACTTACCGGAGCCTTCAAAACGACAATGGAGGAAATTTATGCGCGGCTGGCCGCCAACTCCAAACCCTAG
- a CDS encoding bifunctional 5,10-methylenetetrahydrofolate dehydrogenase/5,10-methenyltetrahydrofolate cyclohydrolase yields the protein MAERLAGKAVADAMKEELSQKVAAIKAKGITPKLGIIRVGARPDDLFYEGGAKKTCDSVGMAYQVFEYPADIDQAAFEQAVTAVGANKEINGILMFAPLPKQLDEKKIRNLIPVEKDVDCMTIGSAAKVYTDDPTGFPPCTPTACMDILKFYNIPLKGKKAVVLGRSQVVGKPVAMLLLREHATVTICHSRTDNLPAVCAEADVLIAAVGRAKMVKANYVKPGQIVIDVGINEDPANPGKYCGDVDYAEVEPIVGKITPVPGGVGSVTTVVLCKQTIQACEMQNGLA from the coding sequence ATGGCTGAGAGATTAGCCGGTAAAGCAGTTGCCGATGCCATGAAGGAGGAACTCTCCCAGAAAGTGGCAGCAATTAAAGCCAAAGGCATTACGCCCAAATTAGGAATTATCAGGGTTGGAGCCCGGCCGGACGACCTGTTCTACGAGGGCGGTGCCAAGAAAACCTGTGATTCCGTCGGTATGGCTTATCAGGTCTTTGAGTATCCGGCCGATATTGACCAGGCTGCGTTTGAACAAGCAGTGACTGCTGTTGGCGCGAATAAAGAAATAAACGGTATTTTGATGTTTGCCCCGCTCCCCAAGCAATTGGACGAGAAGAAGATCCGTAATCTGATCCCGGTGGAAAAAGATGTTGATTGCATGACAATTGGCAGTGCTGCCAAGGTGTATACCGATGATCCCACCGGTTTCCCGCCCTGTACGCCCACGGCCTGCATGGATATCCTCAAATTTTATAATATCCCGCTGAAAGGCAAAAAGGCAGTTGTGCTGGGCCGCTCCCAGGTTGTTGGCAAGCCTGTGGCGATGTTGTTGCTCAGAGAACATGCCACCGTTACCATTTGTCATTCCCGTACTGACAACCTGCCGGCAGTATGTGCTGAGGCCGATGTCCTGATTGCTGCCGTCGGCCGTGCTAAAATGGTGAAGGCCAATTATGTCAAGCCAGGCCAGATTGTCATTGATGTAGGTATCAATGAAGATCCCGCTAACCCCGGTAAATATTGTGGTGATGTGGATTATGCCGAGGTTGAGCCCATTGTCGGTAAAATTACGCCGGTTCCCGGTGGTGTCGGGTCTGTAACTACGGTGGTTCTCTGTAAACAGACCATTCAGGCCTGCGAAATGCAAAACGGACTGGCATAG